TGTGCATTTCATAAAACTCTGGCGTCCGAGATTTGTTCCCAAAGACTCTATCCGCGTGGAAATACACAGATTCGACACTTTGATATTTATCGATACACTCAACCCCGAACTATACTTTGCGGATTTTGCTGAGGACAATGGTGATATGGTTGCTGACCCTGTTGATGGCTGGCAGTGGGGACGTCCTCTTGCTGGTCCGGACAGTGCATATTCAGACTCTTTCTGCTGGGGGACCAATTTAAGCGGCAACTACGCAAACAATGCCGACTGGAAACTTACAGTTCAGATACCACTTTACGGTGTGGAATATCCAGTCCTTTCGTTCTATCACTGGTACAAATTCAACGGGGAATTCGCAGGAATACTTCTTGACGGTGGCAATGTTAAAATCTCGCTGGACTCGGGCGCCACATGGCAACTCATGTATCCTGTTGAGGGATACGATGGAGTGGTCGGCGGACATAATCCTATTCTGGGTGGACAACCCGCTTGGGGTGGCGAGGGAACAGGCGATTACTGGCACAAAGCTACTATACCAATATACGCTGCCAGAGGTCACGAGTCGGTTCTCATTCGTTTCGAGTTAGGTTCGGATAGATACGGAACACATAAAGGTTGGTATATAGATGATGTTAGGCTTGCGGAGAACCCTGAATATAGAGAGTGGTATGACTCGATTTACGGCATTTCGGAACAAAAGCTCAAAGCGAAGAAACCTTTCATAGGCATTTATCCGAACCCGTTTAACAGTGCGTGCTACATAAAAGTATATGTTGCTGAGCCCGGCGGCGAGGTTAAAATCTGCGATATTGCTGGACACATTGTGGACAGGCTCGGCGAACTATCAACCGCCGGAACGCATGAATTCGTGTGGCGACCTGATGAAAAGGGAATTCCAAGCGGCGTTTATGTGATAAAGGTTACTGGAAACAGCTCAGCAACCACGAAGCGGGTTATTTTCGTTAAATAGTGCGATAACAAAGCGAAAACGCTCTAATTCTTGCCGCCGATATAAATGGATTAGCTTTATTTGTCCGAACTCTTTTCGCGCGGTTAGAAATTAGAATTCCTTCTTGGATTAAATCGTGACATGAGGGCATTAGTAACAGGCGGTGCAGGTTTTATAGGCTCCCATCTGGTCGAGCTTCTTGAGGAAAAAGGCATCGATGTCGTTGTCCTTGACGACCTCTCCACCGGACGGCGAGAAAATCTTAAAGGAACGAAAGCGAAGCTGGTTGTGGGAAGTATTGAAAACAGTATGACCTTGGAGAGCAGTTTACAATATTGTTCTGTCATATTTCACCTCGCTGCAGTGGTTCCGATGTTTGAGGCTTTCAGTAACCCGGCTAAATTCATATCCATTAATACTGCTGGGACAGCTAATGTGCTTTCATATGCTAAAAAATTTGGGATAGAACACATCGTATTCGTATCATCAGCTGCAGTTTATGGCGACAGCCAAAATTTCCCGATAAATGAAGCTGCTCAAACAAAGCCCATGAACCCATACGCAGTTTCGAAACTTGCTGCGGAACAATTATGCACCCTATGGGCGAATGAATTCGGAACAAGTATAACTATAGTAAGGCTCTTTAATGCCTATGGACCTCGACAGTATTTGCATTCAAAGTACTCTGCGGTGATACCAAGCTTTATAAGAAGTGCCAAAAGCAAAAAACCATTTGTAATATTTGGAGACGGTAAGCAAACGCGCGATTTTATATTCGTAAAGGATGTCGTAGATGCGTTATGGTTTTTATACGACCGTAGATATTGTGGCGTAATAAATCTTGCCACTGGAACCGAAACATCCATAATAAAGCTTGCTCAAATTATAGCGGATATGATAGGTGTGGAACCATCTTTTGATTTCAGGGAGCCCAGAAATGGTGATGTAACAAGGTCTGTGGCAGACATAAGTAAACTTGTTTCGCTTGGCTTCAAACCGAAAGTCGATATAGTGGAAGGACTGCGTAAAACCATTGAAGCTTATTAAGTATGAGTGGGGATGTAGGAAAACCTAAAGCAATAGCAGTTGTGCCTGCCTATAACGAGGAGAAAACTGTGGCAGCGGTGGTGAATGAGATTAAAAATTCAGTACCTGATATTGATGTGGTCGTTATTGACGATGGCTCCGAGGACAACACTTTTGATAAAGCTAAAGAAGCGGGTGCCTTCGTAATCAGACATCCTTTTAATATGGGGATAGGAGCAACCGTTCAAACAGGTTTTAAATTTGCAGTCATGCGAGGTTATGATATAGCAATACAAGTTGATGGAGATGGTCAACACGACCCGAAATTCATACCTTACATGCTTGAAATTATTTCTGCTGGAGATGCAGATGTAGTCTCAGGCTCTCGTTTTCTCAAAAAAGAGGGCTTTCAATCATCAAAAATCCGAAGAATCGGAATAAAAATATTCGAACATGTTTATAGAATACTAACTGGTCTTAAAATTACCGATTGCACATCAGGATTCAGGGCATTCAACAGGAAAGCGCTGGAATTCGTTGCAAAAAATTATCCCGAGGATTACCCCGAACCCGAAGTTATAATTCTTATACACAAGGCTAACTTCAGAATAAAAGAGATTCCCGTCGTGATGAGAGCAAGACAAGGCGGCAAAACTTCCATAAAAGGTTTGAAATCATTACATTATATGCTTAAAGTTATTTTTGCATTATTTATGCATGCGTTGCGAAAGGTGGAAAAATGAAAAGAATACAAGTGATGTCTTTTCTCGCGTCCTTGGGACTTTTGGGAATAGTGCTTGAGCTCGTTCGTAGAAGAATGATTAAAGAAAAATTCGCTTTGTTATGGGTTATATCAGTCGTTTTCCTGCTCATTTTCTCATTGTGGGGAAACCTTCTCGAACTTCTCGCAAAAATATTAGGCATATATTATCCGCCATCTGTTCTGTTACCAATAATGATATTTTTTGGCGTTGTGCTGTTCCTTTACTTCTCGGTCATCGTGACTAAACAAGATGAAAAAATAAAAAGTTTAACTCAACAAATTTCAATTTTAGAAGAAAGACTGAGAGAAATCGAGGAGAAGGAACAAAATGATTAAAAAAGTCACATTACTTCTTCTGATTTTTCTTTTGTTCGTCCTTTGCATTTTCTCCTCCGGCTGCCGCAAAGCAAATCCGCCAACAACACCAAAAGAGCCGAATCTTTTCCCCCTCGTCATCAACAACTGGTGGATGTTCAGCGTCGAAAAACACACAGTAGCTGGCACTGCTGACTCGGTAAGCGAATACTTTGAAAAGTGGCTCGTAAGCCATGCCGTTGAGGATACCAGCTCTATTGAGTGGTTCGTGCTCGAGAAGTATCGTTCAGCGTCGCCTGAGTCCGCAGAGGTATTAGTGGATTCCGCATACTACGGCAGGGATTCGCTTTTTATATACACAAAAGCCTCATTTATGGGCGTGAACCTCGATGTAATAGCGTCTCCAAAAAATCCTAAAGAATTTCCGATATGGTCGCAGGATACAACGATAATGGGACTCTTGATAAGGATCAACGGTTCATATGTCGGCGACACGCAGATAATGGTGCCAGCAGGCGAATTCCAAACTTCTAATGTCATGCTGAATGTTGACGCTATAGGGAGAGACACAGTCAATATCGCCAAGGTGTTCTACTGGCTCGGGGACAATGTTGGTCCTGTTATGGTCATCTA
The window above is part of the bacterium genome. Proteins encoded here:
- a CDS encoding glycosyltransferase family 2 protein, whose translation is MSGDVGKPKAIAVVPAYNEEKTVAAVVNEIKNSVPDIDVVVIDDGSEDNTFDKAKEAGAFVIRHPFNMGIGATVQTGFKFAVMRGYDIAIQVDGDGQHDPKFIPYMLEIISAGDADVVSGSRFLKKEGFQSSKIRRIGIKIFEHVYRILTGLKITDCTSGFRAFNRKALEFVAKNYPEDYPEPEVIILIHKANFRIKEIPVVMRARQGGKTSIKGLKSLHYMLKVIFALFMHALRKVEK
- a CDS encoding NAD-dependent epimerase/dehydratase family protein, encoding MRALVTGGAGFIGSHLVELLEEKGIDVVVLDDLSTGRRENLKGTKAKLVVGSIENSMTLESSLQYCSVIFHLAAVVPMFEAFSNPAKFISINTAGTANVLSYAKKFGIEHIVFVSSAAVYGDSQNFPINEAAQTKPMNPYAVSKLAAEQLCTLWANEFGTSITIVRLFNAYGPRQYLHSKYSAVIPSFIRSAKSKKPFVIFGDGKQTRDFIFVKDVVDALWFLYDRRYCGVINLATGTETSIIKLAQIIADMIGVEPSFDFREPRNGDVTRSVADISKLVSLGFKPKVDIVEGLRKTIEAY
- a CDS encoding DUF2304 domain-containing protein; protein product: MKRIQVMSFLASLGLLGIVLELVRRRMIKEKFALLWVISVVFLLIFSLWGNLLELLAKILGIYYPPSVLLPIMIFFGVVLFLYFSVIVTKQDEKIKSLTQQISILEERLREIEEKEQND
- a CDS encoding T9SS type A sorting domain-containing protein; translation: LNPSRSDTGQVYYKEFDDKFVVSYIRVPEFGHYSNFETFQLILNFARKEIIYQYLDVTRLNGHTANIGWENSSGDDGIRICSWGPSGTCLHDSLAIRIRAVPTATPPYFTDFEDFNGDFAGDTGWEWGVPSGVPPIFPPHSSIKCWATILSGNYANNADWVLNAPHIDATNVDWPIIDFWHIYSTQTGHDGGVIEISTDDGATWIIVEPEGGYPTMMTSGPLAGERAFSGSISRWEYISVNLQPYAHNEILLRFRFVSDATVNDKGWYIDDFGYHEAYGVIKGNIDLRYFDNDSGAHVEIIDLGKEAVTDSLGNFFIDSVVTGVHFIKLWRPRFVPKDSIRVEIHRFDTLIFIDTLNPELYFADFAEDNGDMVADPVDGWQWGRPLAGPDSAYSDSFCWGTNLSGNYANNADWKLTVQIPLYGVEYPVLSFYHWYKFNGEFAGILLDGGNVKISLDSGATWQLMYPVEGYDGVVGGHNPILGGQPAWGGEGTGDYWHKATIPIYAARGHESVLIRFELGSDRYGTHKGWYIDDVRLAENPEYREWYDSIYGISEQKLKAKKPFIGIYPNPFNSACYIKVYVAEPGGEVKICDIAGHIVDRLGELSTAGTHEFVWRPDEKGIPSGVYVIKVTGNSSATTKRVIFVK